The following are encoded together in the Methanosarcina flavescens genome:
- a CDS encoding undecaprenyl diphosphate synthase family protein — MDLLSFAYPFYERFLAWQIARMPSNIPRHVAIILKETDLFDPKGLERLLSALDIFRRFGAELVSIYVDILKTDLSLKSEIASTLQARLEESFSDLPEGTGYRIHGVDGEVNVTSSGKDFFVYVSLGFGGRNEITRAVLAILGEVKAGSVRPEEVDEKMLESHLLVNHEPDIMIRSGGQKLSDFLVWQSVYSELYFTDVNWKDVRRLDLLRVMRDFQKRQRRYGR; from the coding sequence ATGGACTTACTTTCTTTTGCATATCCGTTTTATGAAAGGTTCCTTGCCTGGCAGATAGCCAGGATGCCTTCAAATATTCCCAGGCATGTGGCAATTATACTCAAGGAAACTGACCTTTTCGATCCTAAAGGACTGGAGAGACTATTATCCGCGCTTGACATTTTTAGAAGGTTCGGGGCCGAACTTGTGAGCATCTACGTAGATATCCTGAAAACGGATTTGTCCTTGAAATCAGAGATTGCGTCAACTCTCCAAGCCCGGCTGGAAGAAAGTTTCTCAGATCTTCCGGAAGGTACAGGTTATAGAATTCATGGCGTTGACGGAGAAGTAAATGTCACTTCATCCGGAAAGGATTTTTTCGTTTATGTATCACTGGGATTTGGAGGAAGAAATGAAATTACCAGGGCTGTACTGGCCATCCTTGGCGAAGTTAAGGCAGGATCTGTCAGACCTGAGGAAGTGGATGAAAAAATGCTGGAGTCCCATCTCCTTGTTAATCACGAGCCTGATATCATGATCCGTTCGGGAGGACAGAAGCTTTCGGATTTCCTTGTCTGGCAGTCAGTTTATTCGGAACTGTATTTTACAGATGTCAACTGGAAAGACGTGCGAAGGCTTGACCTTCTCAGGGTGATGAGAGATTTCCAGAAAAGACAGAGAAGATACGGAAGGTGA